The following are encoded in a window of bacterium genomic DNA:
- a CDS encoding DNA polymerase III subunit alpha: MDAPFVHLHVHSEYSLLDGAQRISEMAKQAAAMDMPAVALTDHGVMFGVIDFYNACTNVGVKPIIGLEAYVAPGKHTEKTPRSGKQSYHLILLAKNLAGYKNLMKLSTVASLDGFYYKPRIDKELLAAHSEGLIGTSACLGSEINNALINDDYKKALEAADQYRSIFGPDNFYIELQDHGLDEQKKIREPLIKLAKELKLPLVCSNDVHYLTAEHADPHDVLLCIQTGSTVDDPNRLRYGSKEFYFKSPEEMRQLFGDVPEAIAATREIADRCDVKIEFGRLNLPAPELPEDMNPHEYVTKLCEENVPRLYPNATPEVQTRLEYELSVIDQTKFSSYFLIVRDFAQFARKQGIFFGVRGSAAGSLVSYCLGITDIDPLEHGLTFERFLNPERIAMPDIDMDFEDDRREEVIKYVTDKYGQDHVSQIITFGTMAARAAIRDAGRALALPLADVDRAAKAIPALPLGMTIDKALETAPEFAAVYNSSQEIQHLIDTARSIEGNPRNMSIHAAGVVISNDPLVDHVPLSRGSNGEVVTQYHMNALEKIGLLKMDFLGLSNLSVLAKAVNNIKQSHNIVIDVLHIPKDDKKTYAMLSKGDVVGVFQLEGSGMRRYLMELKPQSIQELSAMVALYRPGPLAEIPNYIKGKFKPKTIQYLHPKLEPILKETYGVIVYQDQVLRIVQSISGLSLGQADILRKAMGKKIPEVMEKMRAQLIDGAVKNGVDEKIAIKICDLIEPFTGYAFNKAHATCYGTVAYQTAYLKANYPAEYMAALLAVYRDKEDKVTKSIEECRRLGIAVLPPDINQSGIDFTFEKGKVRFGLCALKGIGESAVEGMLKSRAENGPFTSIFDLCERTRENGSLGKSTIECLVKAGAFDTLHPNRNQLLLGVEAAIAYADRVARDKATGQESLFGGGDETGSLVKHYPPLPEAKELSRTERLAMEKEVLGIYVSDHPLRSIDHQIRRRATASIGILSEYKDNEQVTIGGIITSLRTLMTKKSNEKMAIMTLEDMSGAISVTVFPRVLAACTNAVKKDLIVLVKGRVTFRDNNNPSDDSVREAEIRAETIEILEINEDEIEDDNAGLICIQVERATRAQLSEVREALAGNPGDYQVIINVRQNGRTKEFRLKNRAAASEHLESEIKKALCTNAKNTINITHLDPTAQQPDLDTLADEPLIADGE, translated from the coding sequence ATGGACGCGCCCTTTGTCCACCTGCATGTACATAGCGAATATAGCCTGTTAGATGGCGCTCAACGTATCTCGGAAATGGCCAAACAGGCTGCTGCGATGGATATGCCCGCCGTGGCGCTTACCGATCACGGGGTAATGTTCGGTGTCATCGACTTTTATAATGCCTGCACGAATGTTGGTGTTAAGCCTATCATCGGCTTAGAAGCCTACGTTGCTCCCGGCAAGCACACTGAAAAAACACCCCGTTCAGGAAAACAATCCTACCATCTCATCCTTCTGGCCAAAAACCTTGCCGGATATAAGAACTTAATGAAGCTCTCCACAGTTGCCTCCCTCGATGGCTTCTACTATAAACCTCGGATTGACAAAGAATTGTTGGCCGCTCATTCGGAAGGCCTGATCGGTACCTCCGCTTGTCTTGGAAGCGAAATCAATAACGCTTTGATCAATGACGACTATAAAAAGGCCCTCGAAGCTGCCGATCAATATCGCTCAATCTTTGGACCAGACAATTTCTATATCGAGCTACAAGATCATGGGCTTGATGAACAGAAAAAAATCCGCGAACCTCTTATAAAACTGGCGAAAGAGCTGAAGCTGCCGTTGGTATGTAGCAATGATGTCCATTATCTAACCGCCGAACATGCTGATCCGCATGACGTTTTGCTTTGTATTCAAACCGGCTCGACCGTCGATGATCCCAACCGGTTGCGTTATGGTTCTAAAGAGTTCTACTTTAAATCGCCAGAAGAGATGAGGCAGCTTTTCGGAGATGTGCCGGAAGCCATTGCTGCCACCCGCGAAATCGCCGACCGGTGCGATGTCAAGATTGAATTTGGCCGATTAAACCTTCCCGCCCCGGAACTTCCCGAAGACATGAACCCTCACGAATATGTCACCAAACTTTGCGAGGAAAATGTCCCTCGGCTCTATCCGAATGCCACCCCAGAAGTCCAAACGCGCTTGGAATATGAGCTAAGCGTTATTGACCAAACCAAGTTTTCAAGCTATTTCCTGATCGTGCGTGACTTTGCGCAATTTGCGCGCAAGCAGGGCATCTTCTTCGGCGTCCGCGGTTCGGCAGCAGGTTCACTAGTGTCTTACTGCCTCGGCATCACCGACATCGACCCACTTGAGCATGGGCTAACCTTCGAGCGCTTTCTGAACCCTGAGCGTATCGCCATGCCTGATATTGACATGGACTTTGAAGATGACCGCAGGGAAGAGGTTATCAAGTACGTTACTGATAAATACGGCCAAGATCATGTCTCACAAATAATAACCTTCGGCACCATGGCTGCCCGCGCGGCGATTCGCGATGCGGGTCGAGCTTTGGCGCTGCCTTTAGCCGATGTTGACCGAGCGGCAAAAGCCATCCCTGCTCTACCTCTCGGCATGACAATCGATAAAGCCCTCGAAACTGCCCCTGAGTTTGCAGCTGTTTATAACTCATCTCAAGAAATCCAGCATCTCATCGACACCGCGCGTTCGATTGAAGGCAATCCCCGCAATATGAGCATCCATGCGGCAGGAGTGGTGATTTCGAATGACCCGTTAGTTGATCACGTGCCCCTGTCGCGCGGCTCTAACGGTGAGGTCGTAACCCAGTATCATATGAACGCCCTCGAAAAGATCGGCCTCCTCAAGATGGACTTTTTGGGGCTATCGAACCTTTCTGTTTTGGCAAAAGCAGTCAATAACATCAAGCAATCGCATAATATTGTGATCGATGTGCTGCACATTCCAAAGGACGACAAAAAGACCTACGCCATGCTCAGTAAAGGCGATGTGGTCGGTGTGTTCCAACTCGAAGGATCGGGGATGCGGCGCTATTTGATGGAGCTAAAGCCTCAAAGTATTCAAGAACTCTCCGCCATGGTCGCGCTCTATCGCCCAGGCCCGTTAGCTGAAATTCCCAATTACATCAAAGGAAAATTTAAGCCGAAGACTATCCAATATCTCCACCCTAAACTCGAACCTATCCTCAAGGAAACCTACGGCGTCATCGTCTACCAAGACCAAGTTCTTCGAATCGTTCAGTCAATCTCAGGACTTTCACTTGGTCAAGCGGATATTCTTCGAAAGGCGATGGGTAAGAAGATTCCAGAGGTTATGGAGAAAATGCGCGCCCAATTGATTGATGGCGCGGTTAAAAATGGAGTAGACGAGAAGATTGCCATCAAGATTTGCGACCTCATCGAGCCTTTCACCGGCTACGCATTCAATAAAGCGCACGCTACCTGCTACGGCACTGTCGCCTATCAGACCGCCTATTTGAAGGCCAATTATCCCGCTGAATATATGGCCGCGCTTCTGGCTGTTTATCGGGATAAGGAAGACAAAGTCACCAAAAGCATCGAAGAGTGCCGGAGACTGGGCATTGCTGTATTGCCTCCTGATATCAATCAAAGCGGAATTGATTTCACCTTCGAAAAAGGCAAGGTGCGATTTGGTCTTTGCGCACTTAAAGGGATTGGCGAATCTGCCGTTGAAGGGATGCTCAAGTCGCGAGCTGAAAACGGACCGTTTACGTCCATTTTCGACTTATGCGAGCGCACCAGAGAGAACGGCTCATTAGGCAAGTCAACTATTGAATGCTTGGTCAAAGCAGGCGCGTTTGATACGCTGCATCCAAATCGAAATCAATTATTATTAGGAGTTGAGGCAGCCATAGCATATGCTGATCGAGTTGCCCGAGATAAAGCTACCGGACAGGAATCACTGTTTGGCGGAGGAGACGAGACCGGAAGTTTGGTAAAGCACTATCCTCCATTGCCCGAAGCTAAAGAACTGTCACGCACCGAACGGTTGGCGATGGAAAAGGAAGTGCTCGGAATTTATGTGTCCGATCACCCCTTACGCTCGATTGACCACCAAATAAGGCGTCGGGCTACCGCTAGCATCGGGATACTTTCCGAATACAAAGACAACGAGCAAGTCACTATCGGCGGCATCATCACTTCTTTGCGCACGCTGATGACCAAAAAGTCGAACGAAAAGATGGCGATTATGACGCTGGAAGACATGTCCGGCGCCATCTCCGTCACTGTTTTTCCAAGAGTGTTGGCTGCCTGCACGAATGCTGTTAAAAAAGACTTGATTGTTTTAGTGAAAGGCCGAGTGACTTTTCGCGATAACAATAACCCATCCGATGACAGCGTCCGAGAGGCAGAAATTCGCGCCGAGACCATCGAGATTTTAGAGATAAATGAGGATGAAATAGAAGATGACAACGCCGGCTTAATTTGTATTCAAGTTGAACGCGCAACCCGCGCTCAACTATCCGAAGTCCGCGAAGCTCTCGCCGGCAATCCTGGCGACTATCAAGTCATCATCAACGTCCGCCAAAACGGCCGCACAAAAGAATTCCGTCTTAAAAACCGCGCTGCCGCCTCTGAACATCTAGAATCTGAAATCAAAAAAGCCCTCTGCACTAACGCCAAAAACACCATAAACATAACCCATCTCGACCCAACCGCTCAACAACCCGACCTAGACACCTTAGCGGATGAACCTCTCATCGCCGACGGAGAGTAG
- a CDS encoding Dabb family protein, with the protein MVKHIVLFKWNENATAQALTKIDAEICAMKGKIPGIIDLSYGENFLDTPDKFTHALVVDFTDKAALEAYAPHPIHKAIVDNLINPIKKEVLRIDYEF; encoded by the coding sequence ATGGTCAAACATATAGTGCTCTTCAAATGGAACGAAAACGCGACGGCTCAGGCATTAACTAAAATCGATGCTGAGATATGCGCAATGAAGGGGAAAATCCCTGGGATTATCGATCTATCGTATGGTGAAAATTTTCTCGACACTCCCGATAAATTCACTCATGCGCTTGTGGTGGACTTTACGGACAAAGCAGCATTAGAAGCCTATGCCCCACACCCCATTCATAAAGCGATTGTCGATAACCTCATTAATCCCATAAAAAAAGAAGTTTTGCGGATCGATTACGAGTTTTAA